CGCTTGTTCTGTGTTGTATTCGTGACCTAAATTGTGTTTTGTTCGCTTTATTTTATTCACCATGATTGACTTTATGATTTACCTCCCTGGAACATAATCACTTTtttatgttataattaaattaaatttagatcctttttttttatttgaacggtacttctatttttttttttttttactaatgtgTTATTCCTTCAGAGAACAACTGTGAAAAATGAAGTTTGTAACATCAATTTATTTGgtctaaaaaggaaaaaaattatgttagccTAGGAGGTGTTTGTGAATTTGTCTGATTGAGGTTGTTATGTTATGTGTAGAGAAAAAGAGGTTATGTTATGGCGGGCAAAGGTGTTAGTTCGGTGGCTAAGGCGGTAGCAGAATATCAGTATCCTTGGCGTGAGAAGTTGGGGAAATATAAGGATGAGCTTGCCAAGGGTGTGTGGGGATACTGGGAGCTGGGGGCATGGAAGCCGCTGAGTATCAGTGCTCGGCATCGTGCTAGAATTCGCAAGGAAGTCCTCCTTGCTGGGGAAGATTGGCCCTACGATCCTGaaaggaaggagatgaagaCCAGGAGGAAAGGACACAAATGTGATAGGATTTCTGCCGAAAAGCGCGCAAACACAGCGAAGTTGATGGAGAAGATGCCCCAGATGTTGCTGGATTACAAGAAGAGAAGGtggcagaagaagatgaaggaggaagacaAGGGAAAACTTTGATTTTGCTCCTCCTCTAATTTTTGCAAGGTTCAGCATAAACTGTGCCTTTGAGAAATGGAGTATTTAATTATGCCATGTTACACCTGTTTGTGGGCCTAATGGATTATTAACTTTGGTTATGTTTTTCAATCCTTAATAACCCCTTTCGAGAGTATGGCCTTGTGAGTATCAGGGGGGAAAGGGCTTTACTACAATGGAAATTACTGTTATGTGGTTTTGTTTTTATGTATATGCTTGGATGAGTGCTTGTCGGTACTGACAATTGCTTATTTGGTGCCAAGGGCTACGCTCTCTTCTTAAGGTCTTTGAACCCAGGTATGCTGATACCACCTTGTTACTTATTAGTGCATGTAtgattaagtttgtttttgaagaaataataaCCCCCCCCCAAACATTTTAGACTGTTTgcttttttaatactatttgtTCCTCCAGATTTAAGTTCAACTCAACCTAACTATTGAAATTTAGGCTTACcattttgctttctttcttattttgatgGGTGAAAACTGAATGAAAATGCTGGGGTTGAAAAGGAGTGAGCAGAGTTTTAAAATACCGTGTGTTTAATCTTtccaattattttgaatttgttttcagTCAATTTAGCAATGTGGAGGAGGTCTAGCTTGTTAAACAAGGTGTGTAAGGTGTGTGAGTTATTGTAAACCCCCTAATATGTCTTCAATTCCtagcaataaaaagaaaaagtcaatTTATcgttataaataaatgaaaatacttGCGTCACTATGTTGATATGGAACTTTTCTCTTAAGTGTCCCGCGCGAGCAAATTTTTAGTTGAAATGCACGGGTAATGCTCCTGTTAGAGTGGAACTTTCTAATACTAAATTGTAAATACAATGTCCTGTTCTAGCCGTTTCTTGGCTAAAACTTCCAACAAAATGCAGTTTGCATTTTGGATTGAACTTTTCGAAATTCAATGGAACAGAGCAGGAAGCATTGGTGGAAGTGTGGGAAGCAACATCCCGTTTCTAAAGATGAAGTTAGGATTGAGAGGCTCATCAGTGTGCATAATGAAGCCATGGTTATGAAATGTCCCCTCCATACAAGTTTTGACAAAGGAAGTAGCGAAATTCCAAGCAAAGCCTATACTTCTCTATAGTCGTCAGCTTCCAATTTTAGGGACCAAATTAAACCCTTATTTCGTGATAACACTAATATCTACGTTGGAAATTATGGCAGCACAGAACCAACAAAAATGGGCAAAGTTAACCAATGTTCTAAGTTATAACAAATGATacaaaccaaaataataaaatgaagagagaaaaaaaagcataaaaatggGAGAATCaaatgtgcatttttttttgtcggTTATGTGTTGGACTCTTGTGACTTTAaactttttaagattttgagCCAAAAAAAGGTTTTTGAGAAGTAAATAACTTATTCTAATAGGAAAGTTTAAGAGAGGAAAATCTGTCTTATTTTAACAGTGCGACGCAAGAAGAGTTTAgtattaattgaaataaaaaatctacCGAATGATATccaaatactttttaaattttgctaATTAAAACAACTCTCATTACTATTTACATTACCGTTTGCTCTGAGTGCCGTGTATTCGTTTTCGAAACAACATACAAGGTCAGATAGGGCCAAATGCTATCGAGTTCGTGCAAGAAATATTTTAGGCACACAAGTTTCAAAATTGAATTCGTATTAATATGTTCGAAAATTTCTGTTTTCAAGtagtcattaattaattttaaccactattctaattaaaacataattttctcgAAAGGTTTTAGTGTACTAGtgattttttatgcattttggtGTGAAGTGAGATTTTAAAGAGAGAAATCATTTGTTGGTCTGACAAGATGCCCTAACTATTTTTGTTGCTTCTTTATCTCGATTCTTcacttattgtttttttttaatctcggATGATTCCTTATAGTTTGGAATTTTGCTTGAGGGATAAATTAGGCACATTGATTGTCATCATGttgaaacatttttattatattattaaaaaatgaatatataataaattaattatatttatttcacaattaagaggaagaaaataggagtttttttaccaaaaaaatacaaaaaaataaataaaaacttatccAAATAATATAACGCAAAAAGTATTTACACCAATGATATATTTTACTGCAATAAGTGAGAAATCAATTCTCTCCAAACCAATTTctcacttgttttttttattcttttttacaatatttaagAAATCAATTCCCTAGAAACCAATTTTCTTGGGGAATTGATTGCATaacgtattttttataaaaaaaattaactatttttttgttttaatttttttattttactaattcatatatattaatttataaaaatataatttatctagaataatattttaaaaaataattaatccttaAATGATTTCTATTGTATGGACTATCATATGATTtatattgtatttaaatttacttaaaatattttcctaGTTATGATTTATAACTAtcataaagatatttttgtttaactaatgtttaagaaaaaaaactcaatataaatatataaatatggactatggatatatatatatatatatagagagagagagagaatacaaACTTAAAAAATGTAGTATAATATCTTACCTATTAAATaacattcttataaaaaaaacaaacatgatcaacgaaataaaaaataatcattttaaattttcttgcatcatatttttattaatttttttacttattaaatatattttttaagaaaaatacagatatttttaagtgatttaattatcttttataaaatattaagttaataTTACTATTAGATTACCCGATGCAAAATATGATTAGAATAGTATAGTTCCTTATACCTCATGTTTGACTTTTAATACATCTAACTTTATTGGATCTTAGGAATTTTTGTAAAAAGTCATCAAATCTAAAAATTGATAAACAAGAAAAttaacaacaaataaattttaattttttttataaaaaagattaaaatattttcagttcaaacaatttaacaacaacatataaaaaaagatttcaaCCTCTTCAAAAAatggtaaaacaaaaaatatgcaaaaaaataacaacaacatatacaaaataaaattatttccagTTCAAACCATTTAAACACaaatatagataattaaaaaagaaaaaaaataaaagacattaaaaaataataaatattttaaaaaaaaatcgatttcTCACTTGCTATAGTAAAATGTATTAttggtgaaaatatttttttgttgtattatttgattaaatatttattttttgtattttttttgataaaaaaactcgaagaaaataaagttattaggtggaatgaaatgaaataaatatcatttGATTCAGTTCTATTTCACTCTAttctaaagaaattaaaaatgtctAGACCACATGCATCTTCAATCCTATTCCAGCCGAAAAGAATTATTATGAATGATAAAACTCTTTATCCGAGTATTTAATGCAATGACATATTTAGACTCGAATTCGAGACATTTGGATAAGCTAAAACAACTCAGATTAGTAAATTCACTCGTATGGTTctcaattaaaatgataaactaataatatttatcCTTTCCataatcttaaatataaaaatgattataagagtaaattacacatatctctccctaATGTTTTCACTTATTACACTCAACACCtcctctattttttattctgacaaaaaaatccttaattttTCACCAATGGTTACACCCACAGTTATTAAAATCGGCTTGTTTGGTTGGATTGAGAGGTCCAGGACAGTTCAATTAAGGTGTAGAACTCAAAATGTAAGTGATCCTATTTGACTCGAACAAGTTTGATATTCATCTCATGACTTTTAtacatatttatcatatttatttatggtCATCGCATAACTTTATATTTAGTCTTAAAGAATAagagttttttaattatttaatgatattaaacataaataatttatagtaataaatgattatataatatttatagtttatcttattaataaatttaattttggagtaTAAAAGTATGGATTGATTACATTTTGTTtggtatgttatatatatatatatatatatatatatatatatatatatatatatatatatatatatatatatataatatcgaTCTCAACCGGTTCAATGagtaaatcaatttttataacaaCGCCGGCCCTTTCCTCTCTGAACATCGTTTGAAAGTTtgacaaaaacaaatcatgtgtAATGCACACatgatgtttaattattttatttcctaaaatGCCCTCTTCTTTCCTCCTTAAAAcaagtgatttaaaaaatagaaaaaacagttgttgagagaaaacatatttaaatatggATAAGAGAAAGAATCTATGTTGAAGCTTTTTGCGCTCCATGCATTAGCAATGCtgcaagacaattttttttttttaaaattggacTTCAAATCTTTCCCTATATATCTGTCGTTCACTATAACATTGGGAATTTAGGAACTTCCATATAAGTAATCAAGTTTCATGCAGGTTTATCAATTTCTCATGGAACTAACGATAATTGGGTTTTACAAAAACTTCAACTCAATTTAATCATCTACTACTTAACAACCACATcaacaacacaaaataaaacaCATTCCAAAACTAAGGATAATTTGTATTTACATGATTTAGAGTATCTAGCAATGCTGCTAACAAAAGCGGAACGGTTTGTGAATTATATTGTTcccttttattaatttgtattcaatttattttttcagaaaTCAAACTTTctatgttttgat
This genomic interval from Glycine max cultivar Williams 82 chromosome 5, Glycine_max_v4.0, whole genome shotgun sequence contains the following:
- the LOC100788834 gene encoding uncharacterized protein, coding for MAGKGVSSVAKAVAEYQYPWREKLGKYKDELAKGVWGYWELGAWKPLSISARHRARIRKEVLLAGEDWPYDPERKEMKTRRKGHKCDRISAEKRANTAKLMEKMPQMLLDYKKRRWQKKMKEEDKGKL